The following are from one region of the Silene latifolia isolate original U9 population chromosome 9, ASM4854445v1, whole genome shotgun sequence genome:
- the LOC141601264 gene encoding uncharacterized protein LOC141601264 has product MEVVKNLQASLPFTKLVTQVSAYAKFLKEILTKKKTFNEVETVAFIAECNAALQANLPPILKDPGSFSIPYHIGSIAIDKALCDLGDSVSVMPYSICQKVNMGQLRVTNMILQMADRSLKRPLGVLEDVPVRVGKYFIPVDFIVMGMAEDS; this is encoded by the coding sequence atggaggtagtgaagaatcttCAAGCGAGTCTTCCATTTACTAAATTGGTCACTCAAGTGTCGGCTTATGCGAAGTTCTTAAAGGAGATATTGACAAAGAAGAAGACTTTTAATGAAGTGGAGACGGTCGCGTTCATTGCAGAGTGCAACGCAGCATTGCAAGCCAATTTACCTCCAATACTAAAGGACCCAGGGAGTTTCTCTATTCCCTATCATATTGGTAGTATTGCTATAGATaaagccctttgcgatttaggtgatAGCgttagtgttatgccgtattcgatTTGTCAAAAGGTAAATATGGGTCAACTACGTGTTACTAACATGATCTTGCAGATGGCTGACAGATCTCTTAAACGCCCTCTAGGTGTTTTAGAGGATGTTCCagttagagtagggaagtatttTATTCCTGTTGACTTTATTGTTATGGGTATGGCCGAGGACTCCTAA